The stretch of DNA CTACAGAATTCAAACCTTTCAGCAAATCGGAATGGTTAACAAGAAGCTTAATCATAAGTTTTCCTCCAGCCTGATGAAAACAGTTATAAGAGAACAATAATGATAGTTATTATACACGTGGATATGTAGACATGTCACGTGTTATATGAATACATGTAAGTTCATGGCTGTTGAAAAAATGTTGAAAACTGAATAGTGAAAAATGAGTTATCAACAATGAATTATTTTCAACAGTTCAATAGTATAATTATACACAGTTCATATCGAGGTGAGTTTCCTTCTCAATTCGGCTATAGTTCTTTCAAGTTCGGGATCATGCTTTTTCAATTCATTTATTCTATCAATGGAATTAAGAACGGTTGAATGATCACGGCCAGAGAAAAAAGAACCTATTTCCTTAAGTGACATAGAAGTGAGTTCTCTAATAAGAGACATGGCAACCTGCCTTGGAACAAGAACACTTCGTTTTCTCTGTTTTCCTTTCAACTGACCGGGAGAGACATTGAAAATCTCTGCAACTGCAGAGGTTATATTTCCTGCAGTAAGCCTTCTTGTTATTGAACCGAGTGAAGAACGGATCTCTCTCTGGGCGATATCCATGTTTATTTCACATTGTGTTAATCGTGAAATTGCAGCGAGTCTATGTACTACACCTGCAAGCTGACGAACATTCTTTCTAATTGAAGAAGCGATAAAATCAAGGACATCATGTGAAACAGAAAATTTTTCATCTCGAAAAAGAAGTTGAAGAATTGCCAATCGTGTTTCGTACTCAGGAGGTTTAATATCTGCAACAAGTCCCCATTGAAAACGACTGATTAACCGTTCATGAACATCCTGAAGCTCATGAGGCGGTCTGTCTGAAGTAAGTACTATCTGTTTGCCGTTCTGATGAAGTTCATTGAATCTATGGAAGAACTCTTCCTGGGTCTGTTCCTTTCCCTTTAGAAACTGAATGTCATCCATCAGTAGATAATCAATATTGTGAAACAGCTTCCTGAATTTAGAGAAGTCCTTCTGTAAAACAGATTTGATATAACGATCAACCATCAGTTCAGTGGACAGATAGTTAAATGTTCGACCTTTTCCTTCCTGACGAAGGCTATGTGCTATTGCTTGAATAAGATGTGTTTTCCCAAGCCCGACACCACCATAGATGAATAGAGGATTGTAGCTGGCTGCATTACTGCCGCGACTAACTGCAAGGGCTCCTGCATGAGCAAGCTGATTATTAGGACCAACAACGAAGTGATCGAAAGTATAATTAGAACGTAGAAAAGCCGTATCGGATTGGCTGGAAGCGCTTCTGGCGGAAAGAGAGGTAGAAGATGAAGGACCTGGTTTAGCAGGATCACCGATAAATTGCAGCGCAAGATCTTTTCTACCTGAGATATCACGAATGAGTTCTTCAAGGAATCCGCCGAATCGGGATTTTGCATGACCTGCTACAAATGAATTTGGAAAACGGATTACGAGAAGACTGCCATTAAGATCTTCGAAACTTGATTTTTTCAGCCAGGCCTCAAATTCAGTTGGTTCGAGGGAATTCTCCGCTTCGTTGAGACATTGAATCCATAACTCGGCGGGGTTAAAATTGCCCATCTTCATTCCAATCGTTGGTGGAAGTCTAACGTAATAAGTTACAGTGATTTGTCATATATATCCACAGGGTAATCCACATAAACCGAGTATCGTATAGTATTGATAAACATATATATGACAGATTAACAGTAATTTAGTACAAACATAATGTTGAAAACCTTTTTCAGATGTTTTGATGTTACCGCAAATACTTGACAGAAAGCAGTCTATTGGCTAACTTTCATAATCGGTGAACAAAGAAAATAATTAATTAACTTACTGATTATACTGTTGCAGAAATCCAGACTGCGTCAAGTCCGGTTTTCGAGAGAGAGAGAAGGAAATGAAAAGAACATTTCAGCCGAGTAATATTTCAAAAGCAAGGCGACACGGGTTCAGAGCAAGAATGGCCAGCAAGAATGGCAGAAAAATACTGAATACAAGGCGACGTA from Candidatus Aegiribacteria sp. encodes:
- the dnaA gene encoding chromosomal replication initiator protein DnaA gives rise to the protein MGNFNPAELWIQCLNEAENSLEPTEFEAWLKKSSFEDLNGSLLVIRFPNSFVAGHAKSRFGGFLEELIRDISGRKDLALQFIGDPAKPGPSSSTSLSARSASSQSDTAFLRSNYTFDHFVVGPNNQLAHAGALAVSRGSNAASYNPLFIYGGVGLGKTHLIQAIAHSLRQEGKGRTFNYLSTELMVDRYIKSVLQKDFSKFRKLFHNIDYLLMDDIQFLKGKEQTQEEFFHRFNELHQNGKQIVLTSDRPPHELQDVHERLISRFQWGLVADIKPPEYETRLAILQLLFRDEKFSVSHDVLDFIASSIRKNVRQLAGVVHRLAAISRLTQCEINMDIAQREIRSSLGSITRRLTAGNITSAVAEIFNVSPGQLKGKQRKRSVLVPRQVAMSLIRELTSMSLKEIGSFFSGRDHSTVLNSIDRINELKKHDPELERTIAELRRKLTSI
- the rpmH gene encoding 50S ribosomal protein L34; its protein translation is MKRTFQPSNISKARRHGFRARMASKNGRKILNTRRRKGRKNLIP